The Paenibacillus uliginis N3/975 genome has a window encoding:
- a CDS encoding MBL fold metallo-hydrolase, with protein sequence MIEIKPLGSSSAGNAYYVTDGHTPLLLECGLRFKDIQRALNYRMSEIAGCLMTHHHQDHSLAARNIMRFGIDLYASAGALEAAGLCGHRAISVKAREQFRLGTWTILPFEVEHDADEPLGFLLVNKVGEKLLFATDTWYIQFQFSGLTHLLIECNYSEHILDQNIISGIVGVERKRRLLKSHFSLENMKEFIRANDMSKVKEIWLIHLSDTNSDADLFKQEVQALTGCPVYVADR encoded by the coding sequence ATGATCGAGATTAAGCCATTAGGGTCCAGCAGCGCGGGCAATGCCTATTATGTGACTGACGGTCATACACCCCTGCTGCTGGAGTGCGGGCTTCGGTTCAAGGACATACAACGAGCCCTAAATTATCGAATGTCGGAAATAGCTGGTTGTTTAATGACCCACCATCACCAAGATCATTCTTTGGCTGCGCGGAATATCATGAGATTCGGAATTGACCTGTATGCTTCTGCTGGAGCGTTGGAAGCAGCTGGATTGTGTGGGCATCGTGCAATCTCTGTGAAGGCCAGGGAGCAATTCAGACTAGGTACATGGACGATCCTGCCATTCGAGGTCGAACACGACGCTGACGAACCACTTGGATTCCTACTCGTGAACAAGGTTGGGGAAAAGCTGTTATTCGCAACAGATACCTGGTATATCCAGTTCCAGTTTAGCGGTCTGACACATTTGCTCATAGAGTGCAATTATTCAGAACATATTTTGGACCAGAACATAATCTCAGGAATAGTCGGCGTTGAGCGAAAGCGACGTTTGCTGAAATCCCATTTCAGCCTTGAAAACATGAAGGAATTCATCAGAGCAAACGACATGAGTAAGGTCAAAGAAATCTGGTTGATTCACTTGTCTGATACGAACAGTGATGCTGATCTTTTCAAACAGGAAGTACAAGCTTTGACTGGGTGCCCTGTGTATGTCGCTGATAGATAG
- a CDS encoding AAA family ATPase: MVKQIKIISLTFRYFKGLQEVTLQPDGQDTNIYGPNAAGKTTLFDGFYWLLFNKDSREKGKPEKWIKTLESNGEPMHGVEHEVIGVLEVDGKRREFRKVFTEKWTKKRGAATAEFTGHKTNHFVDGAPYSEGNYTTEISKIIDEEAFKLLTNPSYYAERLDLNERRKLLLEVCGDISDNEVISNNKDLSELPSILENRTLDIHKNKIKSDQARINSRLKEIPNGIAEIKRVMPDTDGLNEEMMQKQIETLRDRIRNKEDEMNRIQNGGEIAVKTNRLREIDGELLQIKNEIQAGSFEKISAKRQHLSKKNADYGALEDATKRMEAHVTRLRSQIKENEETRARLRDERDKEKESQFVYSGEDSCATCGQSLPIEKVEEARKRAEEQFNTRKSQTLEQIVSRGKTEKLLADQWAKEIEQITDTIETNRIKMDALDQEIKELVTGIETLESSTPNIASDPVYASKLQEREEIERTIRELRSQSVSALSEARLEVVSLRAELESQERKYAGFDQIQRGQKRIEELKTEEKELARQYEELERQLYLTEEFTRTKVQMLESKINAKFRNVKFRLFETQVNGALNETCKILYGPNLVPYEDGLNRAAQVNAGLDIINTLSEHYKVIAPIFIDNAEAVTDIESTAGQQIRLIVSKEYHDLYVDKAETHTGGV; the protein is encoded by the coding sequence ATGGTAAAGCAAATCAAGATTATCTCTTTAACCTTTAGATATTTCAAAGGTCTTCAGGAAGTCACTCTTCAGCCAGACGGTCAGGACACCAACATCTACGGCCCCAATGCAGCGGGTAAGACGACTCTATTCGATGGTTTCTACTGGCTCCTGTTTAACAAGGACAGCAGGGAGAAGGGGAAACCTGAGAAATGGATTAAAACCCTGGAATCTAACGGTGAGCCGATGCATGGAGTTGAGCACGAGGTCATTGGTGTTCTTGAAGTTGATGGGAAGCGCCGGGAGTTCCGTAAAGTATTCACCGAAAAATGGACGAAGAAGCGCGGAGCTGCTACTGCTGAATTCACAGGTCATAAGACAAATCATTTTGTTGATGGCGCTCCATACAGTGAAGGAAATTACACAACTGAGATTTCAAAGATCATTGACGAGGAAGCGTTCAAACTGCTGACTAATCCATCGTACTATGCTGAGCGACTTGATTTAAATGAACGCCGAAAGTTGTTGTTGGAGGTCTGCGGTGACATATCCGACAACGAAGTTATCTCGAACAACAAGGATTTGTCCGAGCTTCCGTCAATTCTGGAAAATCGGACCTTGGATATTCACAAAAATAAGATCAAAAGCGATCAGGCTCGAATTAATAGCAGGCTGAAGGAAATCCCCAACGGCATAGCAGAAATCAAGCGAGTTATGCCTGATACTGACGGTCTGAATGAGGAAATGATGCAAAAGCAAATCGAGACGCTTCGCGACCGGATCCGCAACAAAGAAGACGAAATGAACCGAATCCAGAACGGCGGGGAGATAGCTGTTAAAACAAACCGTCTGCGGGAGATCGATGGCGAGCTGCTTCAGATCAAAAATGAAATCCAGGCAGGTTCGTTTGAAAAAATCAGTGCCAAGCGCCAGCATCTCTCCAAGAAAAACGCCGACTATGGGGCGCTTGAGGATGCAACGAAAAGGATGGAAGCCCATGTAACAAGGCTGCGCTCCCAAATTAAAGAGAACGAGGAAACGAGAGCCCGGCTGCGTGATGAGCGAGACAAGGAAAAAGAATCGCAGTTCGTTTATTCCGGTGAAGACTCGTGTGCAACTTGCGGTCAATCGTTGCCCATAGAAAAGGTTGAAGAAGCGCGGAAAAGGGCAGAGGAGCAGTTTAACACACGAAAATCCCAAACCCTTGAACAGATCGTGTCTCGCGGAAAAACCGAAAAGCTTTTGGCTGATCAATGGGCTAAAGAAATTGAACAGATCACAGACACAATCGAAACTAACCGAATCAAGATGGATGCCCTGGACCAAGAAATCAAAGAGCTCGTGACAGGAATCGAAACACTCGAGTCATCTACTCCAAACATTGCTTCTGATCCAGTGTATGCAAGCAAATTGCAGGAGCGCGAGGAAATTGAGCGCACGATACGAGAACTTCGCTCACAGTCTGTCAGTGCCTTAAGTGAGGCCCGTTTGGAAGTGGTAAGTCTGCGTGCTGAACTCGAGTCCCAAGAAAGAAAATACGCCGGGTTCGATCAGATCCAAAGAGGGCAGAAGCGCATCGAGGAGCTGAAGACAGAGGAGAAAGAACTTGCTCGGCAATATGAAGAATTGGAGCGGCAGCTCTATCTGACAGAGGAGTTTACTCGCACAAAAGTTCAGATGCTCGAATCCAAGATCAACGCCAAGTTCCGTAACGTGAAATTCCGGTTGTTCGAAACCCAGGTTAACGGCGCTTTGAATGAGACATGCAAAATCCTTTATGGTCCGAACCTGGTTCCATACGAAGACGGCCTAAACCGAGCAGCACAGGTTAATGCCGGCTTGGATATCATCAATACTCTGTCGGAGCATTACAAGGTGATCGCTCCAATATTTATCGATAACGCTGAGGCTGTGACTGATATCGAGAGCACGGCAGGCCAGCAAATCAGATTGATCGTAAGCAAAGAATATCACGACTTATACGTTGATAAAGCCGAAACCCACACAGGAGGCGTTTAA